In Arachis hypogaea cultivar Tifrunner chromosome 2, arahy.Tifrunner.gnm2.J5K5, whole genome shotgun sequence, a genomic segment contains:
- the LOC112756017 gene encoding uncharacterized protein isoform X3, whose translation MRLILKLSNKVLEIHQVANFGLTKLREVGSFLSLHTRLVGTFGYMPPVGSKCFNQLKVVMGAAPTILLAIKSEENKLQEVMVGLAANVFTFMSSQESSYVFQEAGIIEVELASILVHILKKHKYPATKVLRIRRFAIEFAIWMMKDKAENIDTFKHMGMEKVLEGVLEITSELESFNVFSGTVGLNRHNLTIHSLVETAFKLLENR comes from the exons atGAGACTAATATTAAAACTGTCTAATAAGGTTTTGGAAATTCACCAGGTTGCAAATTTTGGGCTAACTAAACTTAGGGAAGTTGGAAGCTTTTTATCACTTCATACTCGTCTTGTGGGAACATTTGGATACATGCCTCCAGT CGGATCAAAATGCTTCAACCAGCTAAAGGTTGTTATGGGCGCAGCACCAACA ATACTTCTGGCAATCAAATCAGAAGAAAACAAGCTACAAGAAGTCATGGTTGGATTAGCAGCAAATGTTTTCACATTCATGTCCTCTCAGGAATCAAGCTATGTATTTCAAGAAGCCGGAATCATTGAAGTTGAACTGGCAAGTATACTAGTACATATTCTCAAGAAGCACAAGTATCCGGCAACAAAGGTGCTGAGGATAAGGAGGTTTGCCATAGAGTTTGCGATTTGGATGATGAAAGACAAAGCAGAAAACATAGATACCTTCAAGCATATGGGAATGGAGAAGGTGCTGGAAGGTGTATTAGAAATCACATCAGAGCTTGAAAGCTTCAATGTTTTCTCTGGTACTGTTGGATTGAACAGGCACAATCTAACAATTCACTCACTGGTTGAGACAGCCTTCAAGTTGCTGGAAAATAGGTGA
- the LOC112756017 gene encoding uncharacterized protein isoform X1 — MAAKSMEFSYQELAEATNNFSSDNKIGQGRFAAVYFAELRGQLVKINTKSPQTTKRWWSHEGINMSALKDIRKSLIILWRFHLNCGSKCFNQLKVVMGAAPTILLAIKSEENKLQEVMVGLAANVFTFMSSQESSYVFQEAGIIEVELASILVHILKKHKYPATKVLRIRRFAIEFAIWMMKDKAENIDTFKHMGMEKVLEGVLEITSELESFNVFSGTVGLNRHNLTIHSLVETAFKLLENR; from the exons ATGGCGGCAAAATCGATGGAATTCTCTTATCAAGAACTAGCCGAGGCTACAAATAACTTCAGCTCTGATAACAAAATTGGTCAGGGTAGATTTGCAGCAGTCTATTTTGCAGAATTGAGAGGCCAA TTGGTGAAGATCAACACAAAAAGTCCACAAACAACAAAGAGGTGGTGGAGCCATGAAGGTATTAATATGTCAGCATTAAAG GATATTAGGAAGAGTTTAATTATCTTATGGAGATTTCATCTGAATTG CGGATCAAAATGCTTCAACCAGCTAAAGGTTGTTATGGGCGCAGCACCAACA ATACTTCTGGCAATCAAATCAGAAGAAAACAAGCTACAAGAAGTCATGGTTGGATTAGCAGCAAATGTTTTCACATTCATGTCCTCTCAGGAATCAAGCTATGTATTTCAAGAAGCCGGAATCATTGAAGTTGAACTGGCAAGTATACTAGTACATATTCTCAAGAAGCACAAGTATCCGGCAACAAAGGTGCTGAGGATAAGGAGGTTTGCCATAGAGTTTGCGATTTGGATGATGAAAGACAAAGCAGAAAACATAGATACCTTCAAGCATATGGGAATGGAGAAGGTGCTGGAAGGTGTATTAGAAATCACATCAGAGCTTGAAAGCTTCAATGTTTTCTCTGGTACTGTTGGATTGAACAGGCACAATCTAACAATTCACTCACTGGTTGAGACAGCCTTCAAGTTGCTGGAAAATAGGTGA
- the LOC112756017 gene encoding uncharacterized protein isoform X2: MEISSELVANFGLTKLREVGSFLSLHTRLVGTFGYMPPVGSKCFNQLKVVMGAAPTILLAIKSEENKLQEVMVGLAANVFTFMSSQESSYVFQEAGIIEVELASILVHILKKHKYPATKVLRIRRFAIEFAIWMMKDKAENIDTFKHMGMEKVLEGVLEITSELESFNVFSGTVGLNRHNLTIHSLVETAFKLLENR, from the exons ATGGAGATTTCATCTGAATTG GTTGCAAATTTTGGGCTAACTAAACTTAGGGAAGTTGGAAGCTTTTTATCACTTCATACTCGTCTTGTGGGAACATTTGGATACATGCCTCCAGT CGGATCAAAATGCTTCAACCAGCTAAAGGTTGTTATGGGCGCAGCACCAACA ATACTTCTGGCAATCAAATCAGAAGAAAACAAGCTACAAGAAGTCATGGTTGGATTAGCAGCAAATGTTTTCACATTCATGTCCTCTCAGGAATCAAGCTATGTATTTCAAGAAGCCGGAATCATTGAAGTTGAACTGGCAAGTATACTAGTACATATTCTCAAGAAGCACAAGTATCCGGCAACAAAGGTGCTGAGGATAAGGAGGTTTGCCATAGAGTTTGCGATTTGGATGATGAAAGACAAAGCAGAAAACATAGATACCTTCAAGCATATGGGAATGGAGAAGGTGCTGGAAGGTGTATTAGAAATCACATCAGAGCTTGAAAGCTTCAATGTTTTCTCTGGTACTGTTGGATTGAACAGGCACAATCTAACAATTCACTCACTGGTTGAGACAGCCTTCAAGTTGCTGGAAAATAGGTGA